Proteins from a genomic interval of Equus quagga isolate Etosha38 chromosome 13, UCLA_HA_Equagga_1.0, whole genome shotgun sequence:
- the ATMIN gene encoding ATM interactor isoform X2 translates to MHLVKSHRLQDGIVNPTIRKDLKTVPKFYCCPIEGCPRGPDRPFSQFSLVKQHFMKMHAEKKHKCSKCSNSYGTEWDLKRHAEDCGKTFQCTCGCPYASRTALQSHIYRTGHEIPAEHRDPPSKKRKMENCLHNQKLSSKTLESLNNQPAPRPDAQELETSEIKLVASFEDSCSSNARKQPLTTPPRYPQKLLLPKPKVALIKLPIMQFSPLPVFVPTADPSGQPVVFGVDHQGSAPGAVHFLPLSTGALILGLHSEACSLKESLPLSKIVNPVGVEPISIGVQVNLGKSPSDPLQEPGNTCQKNSISSINVQTDLSYATQHFIPSAQWASPDSSVSSCSQTDLTFGSQVSLPISVHTQTFLPNSKVTSSIAAQTDAFVDACFQSGGISRETQTSGMQSPADERVQMAQAVMCGDIFESVHSSYGVSTDSVVSGGLAAETVTHGLLAQSQPKTLNQDSEKSTPIVNFSVQNSMLPSQNMTDNQTQTIDLLSDLENILSSNLPGQTLDNRSLLSDTSPGPDTQLPSGPTQNPAIDFDIEEFFSASNIQTQTEESELGTMATEPVLESLDIETQTDFLLADTSAQSYGCRGTSNFLGLEMFDTQTQTDLNFFLDSSPHLPLGSILKHSGFSMSTDSSDTETQTEGVSTAKNMPALESKVQLNSTETQTMSSGFEALGSLFCTSNETQTAMDDFLLADLAWNTMESQFSSVETQTCAELHTVSSF, encoded by the exons ATGCACCTGGTCAAGAGCCACCGCCTGCAG gaTGGCATAGTAAatccaacaataagaaaagatttgaaaactgTACCGAAATTCTACTGTTGTCCAATTGAAGGATGCCCTAGAGGCCCTGACAGaccattttctcaattttctctcgTAAAACAG CACTTTATGAAAATGCATGCTGAAAAGAAGCATAAATGTAGTAAGTGCAGCAATTCTTATGGCACTGAATGGGACTTGAAAAGGCACGCCGAGGATTGTGGCAAGACCTTCCAGTGCACGTGTGGCTGTCCCTATGCCAGCAGAACTGCATTACAGTCCCACATCTACCGAACTGGCCATGAGATCCCCGCAGAACACAG GGATCCACctagtaagaaaaggaaaatggaaaactgtCTGCACAACCAGAAGTTGTCCAGTAAGACCCTTGAGTCCTTGAACAACCAACCAGCCCCGAGACCAGACGCTCAAGAACTAGAAACTTCAGAAATAAAGCTAGTCGCTTCCTTTGAAGACTCTTGCAGCTCTAATGCCAGAAAGCAGCCTCTTACAACACCTCCGAGATATCCTCAGAAGTTGCTTTTACCAAAGCCCAAAGTGGCTTTGATTAAACTCCCCATTATgcagttttctcctctgcctgtCTTTGTGCCTACAGCCGACCCCTCGGGCCAGCCTGTGGTGTTCGGTGTCGACCATCAGGGCTCTGCGCCGGGTGCCGTGCACTTCCTGCCCTTGTCAACAGGAGCCCTGATCCTTGGCCTACATTCAGAGGCTTGCTCTCTTAAGGAGAGCCTCCCTCTTTCAAAAATTGTGAATCCTGTTGGTGTTGAGCCAATTAGTATAGGTGTTCAAGTGAACTTGGGTAAAAGTCCGTCTGATCCTTTACAGGAACCAGGGAACACATGTCAAAAGAACAGCATTTCTTCAATCAATGTACAGACAGATCTATCTTATGCCACACAACACTTCATACCTTCTGCAcagtgggccagccctgattCCTCCGTATCGTCTTGTTCTCAAACTGATTTGACGTTTGGTTCTCAAGTTTCCCTTCCCATTAGTGTTCATACTCAAACATTTTTGCCCAATTCTAAAGTAACCTCATCTATAGCGGCTCAGACTGATGCATTTGTAGATGCCTGTTTCCAGTCAGGTGGGATCTCCAGAGAAACTCAAACCAGTGGAATGCAAAGTCCAGCAGATGAGCGAGTACAGATGGCCCAAGCTGTAatgtgtggagacatttttgagaGCGTGCATTCCTCATACGGTGTTTCTACAGACAGTGTTGTAAGCGGCGGCTTAGCAGCAGAGACCGTAACTCACGGTTTGTTAGCGCAGAGCCAGCCTAAGACTCTAAATCAAGATAGTGAGAAATCCACACCAATTGTAAACTTCAGTGTGCAGAATAGTATGCTGCCTTCACAGAACATGACAGATAACCAGACCCAAACCATAGATTTATTAAGTGATTTAGAAAACATCTTGTCAAGTAATCTGCCTGGTCAAACACTGGACAACCGTAGTCTTTTGTCTGACACAAGTCCTGGACCTGACACCCAGCTCCCGTCTGGCCCAACACAGAATCCTGCAATTGATTTTGATATTGAAGAGTTCTTTTCGGCCTCAAATATCCAGACTCAGACTGAAGAGAGTGAGCTTGGCACCATGGCCACTGAGCCAGTCTTGGAATCGCTGGACATAGAGACCCAAACTGACTTCTTGCTTGCAGACACCTCTGCCCAGTCCTACGGTTGTAGGGGGACTTCTAACTTCCTAGGCCTTGAAATGTTTGACACGCAGACACAGACAGACTTAAACTTCTTTTTAGACAGTAGCCCTCATCTGCCTCTGGGAAGTATTCTGAAACACTCCGGCTTCTCCATGAGTACTGATTCATCTGACACAGAGACCCAAACCGAAGGAGTCTCCACTGCTAAAAACATGCCTGCTCTGGAGAGCAAAGTTCAGTTGAACAGCACAGAAACACAGACCATGAGCTCTGGCTTTGAAGCCCTGGGGAGCTTGTTCTGCACCAGCAATGAAACTCAAACGGCAATGGACGACTTTCTTCTGGCCGATTTGGCCTGGAACACAATGGAATCTCAGTTCAGTTCTGTGGAAACCCAGACGTGTGCAGAACTACACACAGTCTCCAGCTTCTAA
- the ATMIN gene encoding ATM interactor isoform X1 produces the protein MKMHAEKKHKCSKCSNSYGTEWDLKRHAEDCGKTFQCTCGCPYASRTALQSHIYRTGHEIPAEHRDPPSKKRKMENCLHNQKLSSKTLESLNNQPAPRPDAQELETSEIKLVASFEDSCSSNARKQPLTTPPRYPQKLLLPKPKVALIKLPIMQFSPLPVFVPTADPSGQPVVFGVDHQGSAPGAVHFLPLSTGALILGLHSEACSLKESLPLSKIVNPVGVEPISIGVQVNLGKSPSDPLQEPGNTCQKNSISSINVQTDLSYATQHFIPSAQWASPDSSVSSCSQTDLTFGSQVSLPISVHTQTFLPNSKVTSSIAAQTDAFVDACFQSGGISRETQTSGMQSPADERVQMAQAVMCGDIFESVHSSYGVSTDSVVSGGLAAETVTHGLLAQSQPKTLNQDSEKSTPIVNFSVQNSMLPSQNMTDNQTQTIDLLSDLENILSSNLPGQTLDNRSLLSDTSPGPDTQLPSGPTQNPAIDFDIEEFFSASNIQTQTEESELGTMATEPVLESLDIETQTDFLLADTSAQSYGCRGTSNFLGLEMFDTQTQTDLNFFLDSSPHLPLGSILKHSGFSMSTDSSDTETQTEGVSTAKNMPALESKVQLNSTETQTMSSGFEALGSLFCTSNETQTAMDDFLLADLAWNTMESQFSSVETQTCAELHTVSSF, from the exons ATGAAAATGCATGCTGAAAAGAAGCATAAATGTAGTAAGTGCAGCAATTCTTATGGCACTGAATGGGACTTGAAAAGGCACGCCGAGGATTGTGGCAAGACCTTCCAGTGCACGTGTGGCTGTCCCTATGCCAGCAGAACTGCATTACAGTCCCACATCTACCGAACTGGCCATGAGATCCCCGCAGAACACAG GGATCCACctagtaagaaaaggaaaatggaaaactgtCTGCACAACCAGAAGTTGTCCAGTAAGACCCTTGAGTCCTTGAACAACCAACCAGCCCCGAGACCAGACGCTCAAGAACTAGAAACTTCAGAAATAAAGCTAGTCGCTTCCTTTGAAGACTCTTGCAGCTCTAATGCCAGAAAGCAGCCTCTTACAACACCTCCGAGATATCCTCAGAAGTTGCTTTTACCAAAGCCCAAAGTGGCTTTGATTAAACTCCCCATTATgcagttttctcctctgcctgtCTTTGTGCCTACAGCCGACCCCTCGGGCCAGCCTGTGGTGTTCGGTGTCGACCATCAGGGCTCTGCGCCGGGTGCCGTGCACTTCCTGCCCTTGTCAACAGGAGCCCTGATCCTTGGCCTACATTCAGAGGCTTGCTCTCTTAAGGAGAGCCTCCCTCTTTCAAAAATTGTGAATCCTGTTGGTGTTGAGCCAATTAGTATAGGTGTTCAAGTGAACTTGGGTAAAAGTCCGTCTGATCCTTTACAGGAACCAGGGAACACATGTCAAAAGAACAGCATTTCTTCAATCAATGTACAGACAGATCTATCTTATGCCACACAACACTTCATACCTTCTGCAcagtgggccagccctgattCCTCCGTATCGTCTTGTTCTCAAACTGATTTGACGTTTGGTTCTCAAGTTTCCCTTCCCATTAGTGTTCATACTCAAACATTTTTGCCCAATTCTAAAGTAACCTCATCTATAGCGGCTCAGACTGATGCATTTGTAGATGCCTGTTTCCAGTCAGGTGGGATCTCCAGAGAAACTCAAACCAGTGGAATGCAAAGTCCAGCAGATGAGCGAGTACAGATGGCCCAAGCTGTAatgtgtggagacatttttgagaGCGTGCATTCCTCATACGGTGTTTCTACAGACAGTGTTGTAAGCGGCGGCTTAGCAGCAGAGACCGTAACTCACGGTTTGTTAGCGCAGAGCCAGCCTAAGACTCTAAATCAAGATAGTGAGAAATCCACACCAATTGTAAACTTCAGTGTGCAGAATAGTATGCTGCCTTCACAGAACATGACAGATAACCAGACCCAAACCATAGATTTATTAAGTGATTTAGAAAACATCTTGTCAAGTAATCTGCCTGGTCAAACACTGGACAACCGTAGTCTTTTGTCTGACACAAGTCCTGGACCTGACACCCAGCTCCCGTCTGGCCCAACACAGAATCCTGCAATTGATTTTGATATTGAAGAGTTCTTTTCGGCCTCAAATATCCAGACTCAGACTGAAGAGAGTGAGCTTGGCACCATGGCCACTGAGCCAGTCTTGGAATCGCTGGACATAGAGACCCAAACTGACTTCTTGCTTGCAGACACCTCTGCCCAGTCCTACGGTTGTAGGGGGACTTCTAACTTCCTAGGCCTTGAAATGTTTGACACGCAGACACAGACAGACTTAAACTTCTTTTTAGACAGTAGCCCTCATCTGCCTCTGGGAAGTATTCTGAAACACTCCGGCTTCTCCATGAGTACTGATTCATCTGACACAGAGACCCAAACCGAAGGAGTCTCCACTGCTAAAAACATGCCTGCTCTGGAGAGCAAAGTTCAGTTGAACAGCACAGAAACACAGACCATGAGCTCTGGCTTTGAAGCCCTGGGGAGCTTGTTCTGCACCAGCAATGAAACTCAAACGGCAATGGACGACTTTCTTCTGGCCGATTTGGCCTGGAACACAATGGAATCTCAGTTCAGTTCTGTGGAAACCCAGACGTGTGCAGAACTACACACAGTCTCCAGCTTCTAA